A stretch of the Oenococcus sp. UCMA 16435 genome encodes the following:
- a CDS encoding cation-translocating P-type ATPase, translating into MSKKIFYNQSVKEVIDQFASDKNKGLSQNVASQKLKTDGPNVLNKAKRTTLLQKFVNQFKDFMIAILAVAAIIAAMTGELVDAIFILLVVVLNAIFGVFQESKAEDAIEALKKMSTPNADVRRDGKVVSLPATELVTGDIVLIEAGDIVPADLRLIEANSLKIEEATLTGESVPVEKSSAVLKAKKPSLGDRHNMVFMNTNVTYGRGVGIVVATGMTTEVGHIASMLEQTKETATPLQANLKQLGKSLTYLILVISIIVFAIGMIKGAESWVNMLLTAISIAVAAIPEGLPAIVTITLALGTGRLAKKNALMRRLAAVETLGSTEIIGSDKTGTLTQNKMTVEKYVVNNQIVDADQSIKNNPTAKKLALVMALNNDTKMTEKGLLGDPTETALISFNENQDQDLNRLFNKMPRVAEIPFDSERKLMTTVNKNSNQYIVTVKGAPDELLRRTSKIEISGKISILTDENRQNLLEINHQLAKQALRVLAFAYQNVKEVPGKLTSKAVEKDLVFVGFVAMIDPERPEVAEAVKEARQAGIRPIMITGDHKDTAAAIARRLGILTADQGSQAVITGAQLDQIPDDQFQDSVTQYSVYARVAPEHKVRIVNAWKKRGKIVAMTGDGVNDAPALKTADIGVAMGITGTEVSKGASDMVLADDNFATIVNAIKEGRTVFANIQKALQYLLSSNLAEVMTLFTMTVLGWKLFAPVMILWINLVTDTFPAIALGLEPSETDIMNRRPRGRTSSFLSDGVGVAIIWQGIIQALTVLAVYALALAYPDHAGNISLVHRDALTMAFMTLGLMQLVNAFNVKSVYQSVLRIGPFANKYFNGAILFSLLSMAIVVLVPGFNDIFHVSDLNIHQWLIVLAASFSIILIVEVVKLFERLVLKKR; encoded by the coding sequence TTGTCCAAAAAAATTTTTTACAACCAGAGCGTCAAGGAGGTAATCGATCAATTTGCTTCCGATAAAAACAAAGGCCTCAGTCAAAATGTTGCCAGTCAGAAATTAAAAACAGATGGTCCGAATGTTTTAAATAAAGCCAAACGAACTACTTTATTGCAAAAATTTGTTAATCAGTTCAAAGATTTTATGATTGCGATCTTGGCGGTTGCGGCGATCATTGCAGCAATGACCGGAGAATTGGTCGATGCAATTTTTATTTTGCTGGTTGTTGTTTTAAATGCAATTTTTGGTGTCTTTCAGGAATCAAAAGCGGAAGACGCAATTGAAGCTTTAAAAAAAATGTCGACCCCAAATGCCGATGTTCGTCGTGATGGCAAAGTAGTGTCATTACCGGCGACAGAGCTTGTGACTGGCGACATTGTCTTGATAGAGGCTGGCGATATTGTTCCGGCTGATTTGCGTTTAATTGAAGCTAATTCTTTAAAAATCGAAGAAGCGACGTTAACTGGCGAATCGGTTCCGGTTGAAAAATCATCAGCTGTTTTAAAAGCTAAAAAACCGAGCCTTGGCGATCGCCATAATATGGTTTTTATGAACACAAACGTTACTTACGGGCGTGGTGTCGGAATAGTTGTGGCTACTGGAATGACAACCGAAGTTGGTCATATAGCCAGTATGTTGGAACAGACAAAAGAAACTGCCACACCCCTGCAGGCTAATTTAAAACAGTTGGGTAAAAGCCTAACCTATTTGATTCTTGTAATTTCGATAATCGTTTTTGCGATTGGAATGATAAAAGGAGCCGAATCCTGGGTCAACATGCTATTAACGGCGATTAGTATTGCTGTCGCTGCCATTCCAGAAGGCTTACCAGCAATTGTTACGATTACGCTGGCTTTGGGAACTGGTCGTTTGGCAAAGAAAAATGCTTTAATGAGGCGTTTGGCAGCCGTTGAGACTTTGGGATCGACGGAAATCATTGGTTCGGATAAAACCGGTACTTTAACGCAAAATAAAATGACGGTTGAAAAGTATGTTGTCAACAATCAAATCGTAGATGCAGACCAATCGATTAAAAACAATCCAACAGCCAAAAAATTAGCACTTGTGATGGCTTTGAACAATGACACGAAAATGACTGAAAAGGGTCTATTGGGCGATCCGACCGAAACTGCTCTTATTTCGTTTAACGAAAATCAAGATCAGGATTTGAATCGTTTATTCAACAAGATGCCGCGAGTTGCCGAAATACCTTTTGATTCCGAACGTAAATTGATGACAACCGTTAATAAGAATTCCAATCAATATATCGTCACTGTCAAAGGTGCTCCCGATGAATTGTTGCGTCGAACTTCTAAAATTGAAATTTCCGGAAAAATTTCAATCCTGACGGATGAAAATCGTCAAAACCTGTTGGAAATCAATCATCAATTGGCAAAACAAGCTTTGCGTGTTTTGGCTTTTGCCTATCAAAACGTTAAAGAAGTTCCCGGGAAGTTAACAAGCAAGGCAGTTGAAAAAGACCTTGTTTTTGTTGGCTTTGTCGCAATGATCGATCCAGAGCGTCCAGAAGTTGCCGAGGCAGTCAAAGAGGCTCGTCAGGCTGGTATTCGGCCGATTATGATTACTGGCGATCACAAAGACACTGCTGCAGCAATTGCGAGACGCTTAGGAATTCTGACTGCCGATCAGGGATCCCAGGCTGTGATTACCGGAGCCCAACTAGATCAAATCCCTGACGATCAATTTCAGGACAGCGTCACTCAATACAGCGTATACGCCCGTGTTGCTCCGGAGCATAAAGTCAGAATTGTCAATGCTTGGAAAAAACGCGGTAAAATCGTTGCAATGACCGGGGATGGCGTTAATGATGCCCCGGCTTTGAAAACAGCCGATATCGGTGTGGCCATGGGCATTACCGGGACAGAAGTTTCAAAAGGCGCTTCCGATATGGTACTTGCTGACGATAATTTTGCTACGATCGTCAATGCAATCAAGGAAGGCCGAACTGTTTTCGCTAACATTCAAAAAGCTTTACAGTATTTGCTTTCTTCTAATTTGGCCGAAGTAATGACTTTATTCACTATGACCGTTTTGGGTTGGAAACTTTTTGCACCAGTTATGATTCTTTGGATTAATTTGGTAACCGATACTTTTCCAGCGATTGCGCTTGGGCTGGAACCATCGGAAACAGATATTATGAATCGTCGCCCACGTGGAAGGACTTCCAGCTTTTTGTCGGATGGTGTCGGTGTAGCAATTATTTGGCAGGGAATTATCCAGGCTTTGACAGTTTTGGCAGTCTATGCTTTAGCACTTGCTTATCCGGATCACGCCGGGAATATAAGTCTTGTTCATCGGGATGCCTTGACGATGGCCTTTATGACACTTGGTCTAATGCAGCTTGTCAATGCGTTTAACGTTAAGTCGGTTTACCAGTCAGTTTTGAGAATCGGGCCTTTTGCAAACAAATATTTCAATGGAGCGATTTTGTTTAGCCTTCTTTCGATGGCGATTGTCGTTTTGGTACCGGGTTTCAATGATATTTTTCACGTTTCCGATCTAAATATTCATCAATGGTTAATTGTTTTGGCTGCTTCTTTTTCGATCATTTTAATTGTTGAAGTAGTAAAATTATTCGAGCGTCTTGTTTTAAAGAAGAGATAA
- a CDS encoding TetR/AcrR family transcriptional regulator has translation MQRRTKQEIINSIYKSTLEILNDKGYKATTFQNVAHQAGTARAVLYRHWESPFELINAAMDNRLKQNEQNFFSMSLPGISLRGDLIFALSHSLKMSKILGPEFFRAFLCEAGKNNNIQERLKHTRQLNLSIMGRIIEKAKARGEISQPIDEYLQLLPFDMLRYEVLINEKSLTSQFIEKLVDDVVLPSFMKEQKNG, from the coding sequence ATGCAGCGAAGAACAAAACAAGAAATCATTAATTCGATTTACAAAAGTACGCTAGAAATTTTAAATGATAAAGGCTATAAAGCAACCACTTTCCAAAATGTTGCACATCAGGCTGGTACAGCCAGAGCTGTTTTATATCGACACTGGGAATCACCCTTTGAATTAATCAATGCTGCGATGGATAATAGGCTGAAACAAAATGAACAAAATTTTTTTTCGATGTCGTTACCAGGTATTAGCCTTAGAGGTGATTTGATCTTTGCTTTATCACATTCATTAAAAATGAGTAAAATTCTTGGTCCGGAATTTTTTAGAGCCTTTCTCTGTGAAGCTGGTAAAAATAATAATATACAAGAACGCCTAAAACATACTCGTCAACTTAATTTATCGATTATGGGCAGAATTATAGAGAAGGCAAAAGCCCGTGGTGAGATAAGTCAACCAATTGATGAATATTTACAACTCTTACCTTTTGATATGCTTCGATACGAAGTTTTGATCAATGAGAAATCTTTGACATCTCAATTCATCGAAAAACTAGTAGACGATGTTGTATTACCGTCTTTTATGAAAGAACAAAAGAATGGTTGA
- a CDS encoding multidrug efflux MFS transporter encodes MMKKLTKPKEKIDPTLLRISLIFAFGALAPIFDSTMVNIAIQTMTRDMHTTISVMQWTITGYTLMMGITVPLAGWATDRFNGKWIYSFSLVLFLIGSLFSAISTTITTLIIGRLIQGTGTGMLIPALSTLIMRAANGKNIGAVMSTVAIPTMIGPVLGPVLGAFIISNANWHMMFWVNVPLTLVGLLLIFFGVPAMPAINPKLKIDFLGIGLLAGFFAGMILGISNYSSSKSLFNQDDVLLEIVLGVLALLMYVLYAVIKPDKAIVPLNIFKYKNLNLTTILMMLTGITTNGPMMLLPLYFQGVRGQSVLSAGIIMGSQAIGMFFTRSQAGKLTDRIGPKWVVIVGLLITLLATMPFVWFDTSTAIWLLVSVLFIRGLGMGAMSVPLMTAAYIGMPKEKIGQATVITRILQSVGGAAGSAILSTIIVNVATSYPKKTPLLTMANSYNIGFAWSCGFTLLMFIPAWFLSVKKSKKYKD; translated from the coding sequence ATGATGAAAAAACTAACTAAACCAAAAGAAAAAATTGATCCAACTCTTCTTCGGATCAGTTTGATTTTTGCCTTTGGTGCATTAGCACCAATATTCGATTCAACGATGGTGAACATCGCCATCCAGACCATGACCAGAGATATGCACACGACGATTTCTGTTATGCAATGGACGATTACTGGATATACATTAATGATGGGTATTACTGTGCCATTGGCAGGTTGGGCAACTGATCGTTTTAATGGCAAATGGATTTATAGTTTTTCGCTTGTTTTGTTTTTAATCGGTTCATTATTTTCTGCGATATCAACGACCATTACAACTTTAATCATTGGTCGATTAATTCAAGGAACTGGGACCGGTATGCTTATTCCAGCCTTATCGACCTTAATTATGAGAGCCGCAAACGGTAAAAACATTGGCGCAGTTATGTCGACAGTCGCAATTCCAACAATGATTGGCCCGGTACTCGGGCCGGTCTTAGGAGCCTTTATAATAAGTAATGCAAATTGGCATATGATGTTTTGGGTTAATGTTCCCTTGACTTTAGTTGGTCTTCTATTAATCTTCTTTGGTGTTCCAGCTATGCCGGCCATTAATCCAAAGCTAAAAATTGATTTTTTGGGGATCGGTTTATTAGCAGGATTTTTCGCGGGAATGATCCTTGGAATTTCTAATTATTCCTCCAGCAAATCATTATTTAACCAGGATGATGTCTTACTAGAAATCGTTCTGGGTGTATTAGCCTTATTAATGTATGTCTTATACGCAGTTATCAAACCGGACAAGGCAATTGTTCCTTTGAATATTTTCAAATATAAAAATTTGAATCTAACAACAATCTTGATGATGTTAACTGGCATTACAACTAACGGCCCAATGATGTTGTTACCTTTATATTTTCAAGGAGTCCGTGGCCAGAGCGTCTTAAGCGCCGGAATTATTATGGGTTCACAAGCGATTGGCATGTTTTTTACACGTTCACAAGCTGGCAAATTAACTGATAGAATCGGACCAAAATGGGTCGTAATAGTTGGCTTGTTAATTACTCTATTAGCAACTATGCCCTTTGTCTGGTTCGATACTTCGACTGCTATTTGGTTATTAGTCTCCGTTCTGTTTATACGTGGACTGGGTATGGGAGCAATGAGTGTCCCATTGATGACCGCTGCCTATATCGGTATGCCAAAAGAAAAAATCGGTCAAGCAACAGTTATAACAAGGATTTTACAATCAGTAGGTGGCGCAGCCGGTTCTGCTATTCTTTCAACAATCATTGTTAATGTTGCCACTAGTTATCCTAAAAAGACTCCTCTCTTAACGATGGCTAACTCTTATAACATAGGATTTGCATGGTCATGTGGTTTTACTTTATTAATGTTTATTCCTGCTTGGTTTCTGTCAGTAAAAAAGTCAAAAAAATATAAAGATTGA
- a CDS encoding acyltransferase, with the protein MFSMSSEKITSKRKYLYGVDLMRLLFILGVLTIHTSTVFTYKFQVGSAPFLALGSFHMPMHFTRMGFMFISGLVLFLNSYNRPMHLIKFWKRRYFWVLIPYFFWNFIYHMVEHDFGKILTSTWWLQYWDLLIHGNGYYMYFLMVMLQLYLCYPLMRFLFKKTEGKHLLVFFCSIAIQLLITIFTKFVFPHLSTENWPYLFKSYGMFVLTYEGYFIAGALAGIHYSEVEKWIVSHIKQLFIATLIGIPTMIFYYFYNIYILKLSYSKAYEVHQPLIVIYALIVISNVFYVGYLYDRLVKSKKHPKLIAFVSKAQKIAFGLYLTQTIALSILRIIIIPIPNDSWYIWLIWPLATIFVIGFSGALCWILYNTPIAHYVIGRPLNKRGINVRI; encoded by the coding sequence ATATTCTCGATGTCTTCAGAGAAAATCACTAGTAAACGTAAATATTTATACGGTGTCGATTTAATGCGGCTTTTGTTTATTCTTGGCGTATTAACAATTCATACTTCAACCGTCTTTACATACAAATTTCAGGTTGGATCAGCTCCTTTTCTTGCTTTGGGATCCTTTCACATGCCGATGCACTTCACAAGAATGGGTTTCATGTTTATATCCGGACTGGTTCTTTTTTTAAATTCTTATAATCGGCCAATGCACTTAATCAAGTTTTGGAAGCGACGATATTTTTGGGTTTTGATACCCTATTTTTTCTGGAATTTTATTTATCATATGGTTGAGCATGATTTTGGAAAAATTTTAACCAGCACTTGGTGGCTGCAATATTGGGATTTATTAATTCACGGTAACGGATACTATATGTATTTTTTAATGGTAATGCTGCAACTTTATCTTTGTTACCCGTTAATGCGTTTCTTATTTAAAAAGACTGAGGGCAAACATTTGCTGGTCTTTTTTTGTTCGATTGCAATCCAATTATTAATCACGATTTTTACAAAATTTGTATTCCCCCACCTTTCAACCGAAAATTGGCCTTACTTATTTAAAAGTTACGGAATGTTTGTTCTTACTTATGAAGGTTATTTTATTGCCGGTGCTTTGGCAGGAATTCACTATTCCGAAGTTGAAAAGTGGATCGTTTCGCATATAAAACAGCTTTTCATTGCGACCTTAATTGGTATTCCAACAATGATATTTTATTATTTTTATAATATTTACATTCTTAAGCTAAGCTACAGTAAAGCCTATGAAGTTCATCAGCCACTTATAGTAATCTATGCTTTGATTGTGATATCCAATGTTTTCTATGTTGGTTATCTCTATGATCGTTTGGTTAAAAGCAAGAAGCACCCGAAACTTATTGCTTTTGTCTCAAAAGCACAAAAAATTGCTTTTGGTCTATATTTAACACAGACGATTGCCCTGTCGATTTTGCGCATAATAATAATTCCAATACCCAACGATTCTTGGTATATCTGGTTAATATGGCCATTGGCAACAATTTTTGTGATCGGATTCTCAGGGGCATTGTGCTGGATCCTGTACAACACGCCAATCGCACATTATGTAATAGGAAGACCATTAAATAAAAGAGGAATAAATGTCAGAATATAA
- the raiA gene encoding ribosome-associated translation inhibitor RaiA, whose amino-acid sequence MIEYQIRGENMSTTDAINNYIELRLEKLNNYIDQKNNPIAHINVRKYNEKTFKIEVTIPLPYLTLRAEETQSDFYNAVDLVSAKLLRQIRKFKTRVNRKSRERGFKGIDFNEAIDPVPSDTNEDKKIDVIRRKTLSLKPMDIEEAVLQMEMLDHDFFLFLNSDTNQLDIVYKRDDGKYGLIETENVESSK is encoded by the coding sequence ATGATTGAATATCAAATTCGTGGTGAAAATATGAGTACAACGGATGCTATCAATAACTACATCGAGCTTCGCTTGGAAAAACTTAATAACTATATTGATCAAAAAAACAATCCTATAGCTCATATAAATGTTCGGAAATACAATGAAAAGACTTTTAAAATCGAAGTTACAATTCCACTACCGTATCTGACATTACGTGCCGAAGAGACACAAAGTGATTTCTATAACGCCGTCGACCTGGTTTCTGCCAAGCTGCTGCGGCAAATCCGTAAATTTAAGACAAGAGTTAATCGCAAATCTCGAGAAAGAGGTTTTAAAGGAATTGACTTTAACGAAGCAATCGATCCGGTTCCTTCCGACACAAATGAAGACAAAAAAATCGACGTTATTCGTCGAAAGACTTTATCATTGAAACCAATGGACATAGAGGAAGCAGTATTACAAATGGAAATGCTTGACCATGATTTCTTCCTGTTCCTCAATTCCGATACAAACCAGTTGGATATTGTCTACAAACGAGATGATGGAAAATATGGGCTAATCGAAACAGAAAATGTTGAAAGTTCCAAATAA
- a CDS encoding SprT family protein, producing the protein MTAISNSQLEALVERLSIMCFHSSFGHTVKFNKHLRSTGGRVVFPKSGRKILENKIYMEINPKLDDKDLPGIIKHELAHYYIYLHKGLHRENDRDFQALLKKLGAPRYSPLHSRQKSFYLYECKASHHHKYLRNRRINLRKMRCSIDGATLKLVSERHLK; encoded by the coding sequence ATGACGGCAATTTCAAACAGTCAGTTAGAGGCGCTCGTTGAGCGCCTTTCAATTATGTGCTTTCATTCTTCTTTTGGGCATACGGTTAAATTTAATAAGCACTTGCGTTCTACTGGTGGACGAGTCGTGTTTCCGAAAAGCGGCCGAAAGATATTGGAAAATAAAATCTATATGGAAATCAATCCAAAGCTTGACGACAAAGATCTTCCGGGAATCATTAAGCACGAATTGGCACATTATTATATTTATTTGCATAAAGGTCTTCACCGCGAAAATGACCGTGATTTCCAGGCTTTATTAAAAAAACTTGGTGCGCCAAGATATTCGCCGCTTCATTCCAGGCAAAAGTCTTTTTATCTTTATGAATGCAAAGCTTCTCACCACCACAAGTATTTACGCAATAGAAGAATAAATTTACGGAAAATGCGCTGCAGTATCGACGGAGCAACTTTGAAACTGGTGTCCGAGCGCCATTTAAAGTAA
- a CDS encoding AMP-binding protein: protein MSEYNSKLVKKTFSWIEKDPNKKKLYDADLNLWLTNGQLLKAVDQAVETFDEAGLKVGDLLLLALPNSTAYAISYLAAMRTGLAIYSMNPKMPEKQAKNEFRKRNYKAAILDGDYQEFFNQTVENPKSEILTNYDDYYIKLTSWDSIKTIDNVDDFDEIPKHSGIVIYTSGTTGKPKGVLLDHDQMYTAGDNVVQSHSLTEADCVYIVLPFYHINAQNIALMSALISGGSIVVQKHFSAHKFWPVVENQDVTWVSAAPAIILILLNTEINPKNLRKLRFIRSTSAPLAIAAMNQFEERFKVPILNSYGMTEAPSQIAIDPMPPLSSPVGSSGKPFNIAIKISDKKLTKELPIGEDGEIWIKGTNTITGYLHNRDQESFVDGWFRTGDIGHLDKDGFIFLAGRSKEMINKSGDKISPYEVENVIDKLAFVDASAVIAYPDKIYGETVAAVIVLKNSTNKKEELSDFAKQIRKIVSLQEEKFKIPQYIFFMKDIPRGATGKIQRTALKNKVIGNESIDKY from the coding sequence ATGTCAGAATATAATTCAAAATTAGTTAAAAAGACTTTTTCATGGATTGAAAAAGATCCAAATAAAAAGAAACTATATGATGCCGATTTAAATCTTTGGCTAACTAATGGACAACTTTTAAAAGCCGTTGATCAAGCAGTTGAAACATTTGACGAGGCTGGACTTAAAGTTGGAGATTTATTATTGTTGGCTTTGCCAAATTCAACTGCTTATGCAATTAGTTATTTAGCGGCAATGCGAACCGGTTTGGCTATTTATTCAATGAATCCAAAAATGCCGGAAAAACAAGCCAAAAACGAATTTAGAAAAAGAAATTACAAAGCAGCGATTTTAGATGGTGATTATCAAGAGTTTTTTAACCAAACAGTCGAAAATCCAAAATCTGAGATTTTAACCAATTACGACGATTATTATATTAAATTAACTTCTTGGGACTCGATCAAAACAATTGATAATGTTGACGATTTTGACGAAATTCCCAAACACTCGGGCATTGTTATTTATACTTCCGGAACAACCGGAAAGCCAAAAGGCGTCTTATTGGACCACGACCAAATGTATACAGCCGGTGATAACGTTGTTCAGAGCCATAGTCTAACAGAAGCTGATTGTGTTTATATCGTGCTTCCTTTTTACCATATAAACGCTCAAAATATCGCTTTGATGTCAGCTTTGATTTCAGGAGGCTCAATCGTCGTTCAAAAACATTTCTCTGCCCATAAATTTTGGCCGGTTGTCGAAAATCAAGATGTTACCTGGGTCTCGGCCGCTCCGGCAATCATTTTAATTTTGTTAAACACGGAAATTAATCCAAAGAATTTACGTAAATTACGTTTCATACGTTCAACCTCGGCTCCTCTGGCAATTGCAGCGATGAATCAATTTGAGGAACGTTTTAAAGTACCAATCCTAAATTCTTATGGGATGACCGAAGCACCCAGCCAAATTGCTATAGATCCAATGCCGCCTCTCAGTAGCCCGGTTGGATCATCAGGAAAACCTTTTAATATTGCAATAAAAATATCTGATAAAAAATTAACCAAAGAACTGCCGATTGGGGAAGACGGAGAGATTTGGATCAAAGGAACAAATACAATAACCGGGTATCTTCATAATCGCGATCAGGAATCTTTTGTCGACGGATGGTTTAGAACCGGCGACATTGGCCACTTAGATAAGGATGGTTTTATCTTCCTTGCAGGACGAAGCAAAGAAATGATTAACAAGTCCGGTGATAAGATTAGCCCTTACGAGGTTGAAAACGTGATAGATAAATTAGCCTTCGTTGATGCCTCGGCTGTGATTGCTTATCCGGACAAAATATATGGGGAGACAGTTGCAGCTGTAATTGTTTTAAAAAATTCAACAAATAAAAAAGAAGAATTAAGCGATTTCGCCAAGCAAATTAGAAAAATAGTTTCTCTGCAGGAAGAGAAATTTAAAATCCCACAGTATATTTTCTTTATGAAAGATATTCCACGAGGAGCAACCGGAAAAATTCAGAGAACAGCGTTAAAAAATAAAGTAATCGGTAACGAAAGTATTGATAAATATTAA
- the arsC gene encoding arsenate reductase (thioredoxin), with the protein MKKIYFLCTGNSARSQMAEGFAKKYLSSDWKIQSAGVEKHGLNPFAVKVMQQLNIDISKQYSKLIDNNYLQQCQLIVTLCGDAKDRCPMTPASIKKIHWELIDPARASGTEEEKMHVFEMVRDEIKDRVMQLSKEI; encoded by the coding sequence ATGAAAAAAATCTATTTCCTTTGTACAGGAAATTCCGCTAGAAGCCAAATGGCCGAAGGCTTTGCAAAGAAATATCTAAGTTCGGACTGGAAAATCCAATCAGCCGGTGTTGAAAAACACGGTCTCAATCCATTCGCCGTTAAAGTCATGCAGCAGCTTAATATTGATATTTCCAAGCAGTATTCAAAACTTATTGATAATAACTATTTACAACAATGTCAATTAATCGTCACCTTATGTGGGGATGCCAAGGATCGTTGCCCAATGACCCCTGCCTCAATTAAAAAAATTCATTGGGAATTAATTGACCCAGCTCGGGCATCCGGAACAGAAGAAGAGAAAATGCACGTTTTTGAAATGGTAAGAGATGAAATTAAAGATAGAGTTATGCAATTGAGCAAAGAAATATAA
- a CDS encoding LysR family transcriptional regulator, giving the protein MNIKQLEHFIEITDNLSISTAAQKLGLPQPFLSQQLKKIEKEYNTVLLERNTRHMKLTESGRMLYERGKQLLKLYASINNEISEISTGKNGSLSIGVTSSIGSGALPEWIANFNEKFPKVKFSIEEITTARILSSIEDDLIEIGIICTPLNSDKFEIIHLSNEPMMAISSKNSQFVLENNQINISSLADKPLLIYKRYETTIKNLCQKYGFKPNIAVKIDNTTTLISLAEKNLGIAIIPKDWLKFVDKNKINYCQIINKELFTYNAIIWKKNTKLSKIASNFVQEVKKEYCVN; this is encoded by the coding sequence TTGAATATAAAACAATTAGAACATTTTATCGAAATTACTGATAATCTCAGTATTTCAACGGCAGCTCAAAAATTAGGTTTGCCTCAACCATTTTTGAGTCAACAATTAAAAAAAATTGAAAAAGAATACAATACGGTTTTGTTAGAACGCAATACTCGTCATATGAAACTTACCGAATCGGGAAGAATGCTTTATGAACGCGGCAAACAGTTGCTCAAGCTGTACGCCAGCATTAATAACGAAATTTCAGAGATATCAACCGGCAAAAATGGATCGTTATCTATCGGAGTAACTTCCTCAATTGGCAGCGGAGCACTTCCGGAATGGATAGCCAACTTCAATGAAAAGTTTCCCAAAGTAAAATTTTCAATCGAAGAAATCACAACCGCTAGAATACTTTCCTCAATAGAGGACGACTTGATTGAAATTGGAATTATTTGTACCCCGTTAAATTCGGATAAATTTGAAATTATTCATTTGTCTAACGAACCTATGATGGCAATTTCAAGTAAAAATTCACAATTTGTCTTGGAAAATAATCAAATAAATATATCTTCACTTGCAGATAAACCTTTATTAATTTACAAACGATATGAAACAACTATAAAAAATTTATGCCAAAAATATGGTTTTAAACCAAATATCGCAGTAAAAATTGACAATACGACTACCCTGATCTCATTGGCCGAAAAAAATCTCGGCATTGCGATAATTCCCAAAGATTGGTTGAAGTTTGTTGATAAAAATAAAATCAATTATTGCCAAATAATCAATAAAGAGTTGTTCACTTATAATGCAATTATTTGGAAGAAAAACACTAAACTTTCCAAAATAGCGAGCAACTTTGTTCAAGAAGTAAAAAAAGAATACTGTGTTAATTAG
- a CDS encoding DMT family transporter — protein sequence MKRSVAILLLVLASLFWAGNYVFGKYIINSLKPIQINFLRWLLAGIILLPLSQILEKPSWKKVWKEWPILLVLSIFGIIGYNVLLYKALSFTSSINAALINSVNPALIAVFASLILKEGMNKINILGIFISLLGVLLVLTYGNLLKIFSISYNQGDFYMILVIVSWTIYTLLAKKISYLPPIASTSVIVFFSLIIMLPFFINSNFNWSFKAPTFYSIIYLGLFPSVGSLVFWNSAVPVIGAGKSGIFLNLITVFTVIISVILGNKVTAIQIIGGAIVILGVYLTNKKTGQLN from the coding sequence ATGAAAAGATCTGTTGCTATTTTGTTATTAGTTTTGGCTAGCCTTTTTTGGGCTGGTAACTATGTTTTTGGAAAATATATCATAAATTCTTTAAAACCGATTCAGATTAATTTTTTAAGATGGCTGTTAGCCGGAATTATTCTATTGCCTTTATCTCAAATCCTTGAAAAGCCATCTTGGAAAAAAGTATGGAAAGAGTGGCCAATTCTATTAGTACTTTCAATATTTGGAATTATTGGTTATAACGTTTTATTGTATAAGGCGCTTTCTTTCACAAGCTCTATTAATGCGGCTTTGATAAATTCTGTTAATCCTGCCCTGATTGCTGTTTTTGCTTCATTAATTCTAAAAGAGGGTATGAACAAAATTAATATATTGGGAATTTTTATTTCTTTATTGGGAGTCTTATTGGTTTTGACATACGGAAATCTATTAAAGATCTTTTCAATTAGCTACAATCAAGGCGATTTTTACATGATTTTAGTGATTGTTTCATGGACAATCTATACTTTGTTAGCCAAAAAAATTAGCTATTTACCGCCAATTGCTTCGACAAGTGTAATTGTCTTTTTTAGCTTAATTATTATGCTTCCTTTTTTTATAAACTCGAATTTTAATTGGTCGTTTAAAGCACCAACCTTTTACAGCATTATTTATTTAGGTTTATTTCCATCGGTAGGTTCGTTGGTGTTTTGGAACAGTGCCGTTCCGGTTATTGGAGCAGGGAAGTCTGGTATCTTTTTAAACCTGATTACAGTATTTACCGTCATTATCAGTGTTATTTTAGGCAACAAGGTAACTGCTATTCAAATAATTGGTGGAGCAATTGTAATTTTGGGAGTTTATTTAACTAACAAGAAAACTGGCCAACTAAATTAA